In Rattus rattus isolate New Zealand chromosome 9, Rrattus_CSIRO_v1, whole genome shotgun sequence, a genomic segment contains:
- the LOC116908996 gene encoding LOW QUALITY PROTEIN: keratin, type I cuticular Ha4-like (The sequence of the model RefSeq protein was modified relative to this genomic sequence to represent the inferred CDS: substituted 1 base at 1 genomic stop codon), with protein MSCESCLPALSCRTSCSSRPCVPPSCHGCTLPGACNIPANVGNCNWFCEGSFNGNEKETMQFLNDRLASYIEKVRQLERDNAELESRIQERSQQQDPLVCPAYQAYFRTIEELQQKILCAKSENARLVVKIDNAXLASDDFRTKYQTELSLRQLVEADINSLRRILDELTLCKSDLEAQVESLREELLCLKKNHEEEVNTLRCQLGDRLNVEVDAAPTVDLNRVLNETRCQYEALVETNRREVEEWFTTQTEELNKQVVSSSEQLQSCQAEIIELRRTVNALEIELQAQHNLRNSLENTLTESEARYSSQLSQVQCLITNVESQLGEIRADLERQNQEYQVLLDIRSRLECEINTYRSLLESEDCNLPCNPCATTNARGGCCGPCGSSRCS; from the exons ATGTCCTGCGAGTCTTGTCTGCCTGCCCTGAGCTGCCGCACCAGCTGCTCCTCCAGGCCCTGTGTGCCCCCCAGCTGCCATGGCTGCACCCTGCCCGGGGCTTGCAACATCCCCGCCAATGTGGGCAACTGCAATTGGTTCTGTGAGGGCTCCTTCAATGGCAATGAGAAGGAGACCATGCAGTTCCTGAATGACCGCCTGGCCTCCTACATAGAGAAGGTGAGGCAGCTGGAGAGAGATAATGCAGAGCTGGAAAGCAGGATCCAGGAGAGGAGCCAGCAGCAGGACCCCCTGGTGTGTCCCGCCTACCAGGCCTACTTCAGGACCATTGAGGAGCTGCAGCAGAAG ATTCTGTGTGCTAAGTCTGAGAACGCCAGGCTGGTGGTGAAGATCGACAATGCCTAGCTGGCCTCTGATGACTTCAGGACCAA GTACCAGACTGAGCTGTCCCTGCGGCAGCTGGTGGAGGCTGACATCAACAGCCTGCGCAGAATCCTGGATGAGCTGACCCTCTGCAAGTCTGACCTGGAGGCTCAGGTGGAGTCCCTGAGGGAGGAGCTGCTGTGTCTCAAGAAGAACCACGAGGAG GAAGTCAACACCCTGCGCTGCCAGCTGGGAGACCGCCTCAACGTGGAGGTGGACGCTGCTCCCACTGTGGACCTGAACCGTGTGCTCAATGAGACCAGGTGCCAGTACGAGGCCCTGGTGGAAACCAACCGCCGGGAAGTGGAGGAATGGTTCACCACACAG ACTGAGGAGCTGAACAAGCAGGTGGTGTCCAGCTCAGAGCAGCTGCAGTCCTGCCAGGCCGAGATCATTGAGCTGAGACGCACAGTCAATGCCCTGGAGATCGAGCTGCAGGCCCAGCACAACCTG AGAAACTCTCTGGAGAACACCCTGACAGAGAGTGAGGCTCGCTACAGCTCCCAGCTATCCCAGGTGCAGTGCCTGATCACCAACGTGGAGTCCCAGCTTGGTGAGATCCGGGCTGACCTGGAGCGTCAGAACCAGGAGTACCAGGTGCTGCTGGACATCCGGTCTCGACTGGAGTGTGAGATCAACACATACAGGAGCCTGCTGGAGAGTGAGGATTGCAA cctcccctGCAACCCATGTGCCACCACCAATGCTAGAGGCGGCTGCTGTGGACCTTGTGGCAGCTCTCGTTGCTCTTAA
- the LOC116908958 gene encoding keratin, type I cuticular Ha1: MPYNCCLPALSCRTSCSSRPCVPPSCHGCTLPGACNIPANVGNCNWFCEGSFNGNEKETMQFLNDRLASYLEKVRQLERDNAELESRIQERNQQQDPLVCPAYQAYFRTIEELQQKILCSKSENARLVVQIDNAKLAADDFRTKYETELSLRQLVESDINGLRRILDELTLCKSDLEAQVESLKEELLCLKRNHEEEVNTLRCQLGDRLNVEVDAAPTVDLNRVLNETRCQYEALVETNRREVEEWFTTQTEELNKQVVSSSEQLQSCQAEIIELRRTVNALEIELQAQHNLRNSLENTLTESEARYSSQLSQVQCLITNVESQLGEIRADLERQNQEYQVLLDIRARLECEINTYRGLLESEDCKLPCNPCATSNACGKPIGPCVSNPCAPCPPPAPCTPCVPRPRCGPCNSFVR; the protein is encoded by the exons ATGCCATACAACTGCTGCCTGCCCGCCCTGAGCTGCCGCACCAGCTGCTCCTCCAGGCCCTGCGTGCCCCCCAGCTGCCATGGCTGCACCCTGCCCGGGGCTTGCAACATCCCCGCCAATGTGGGCAACTGCAATTGGTTCTGTGAGGGCTCCTTCAATGGCAATGAGAAGGAGACCATGCAGTTCCTGAATGACCGCCTGGCCTCCTACCTGGAGAAGGTGAGGCAGCTGGAGAGAGATAATGCAGAGCTGGAAAGCAGGATCCAGGAGAGGAACCAGCAGCAGGACCCCCTGGTGTGTCCCGCCTACCAGGCCTACTTCAGGACCATCGAGGAGCTGCAGCAGAAG ATCCTGTGCAGCAAATCTGAGAATGCCAGGCTGGTGGTGCAGATTGACAACGCAAAGCTGGCTGCAGACGACTTCAGGACCAA GTATGAGACAGAGCTCAGTCTGAGGCAGCTGGTGGAGTCAGACATCAACGGCCTGCGCAGGATCCTGGACGAGCTGACCCTCTGCAAGTCTGACCTGGAGGCTCAGGTGGAGTCCCTGAAGGAGGAGCTGCTGTGTCTCAAGAGGAACCACGAAGAG GAAGTCAACACCCTGCGCTGCCAGCTGGGAGACCGCCTCAACGTGGAGGTGGACGCTGCTCCCACTGTGGACCTGAACCGTGTGCTCAATGAGACCAGGTGCCAGTACGAGGCCCTGGTGGAAACCAACCGCCGGGAAGTGGAGGAATGGTTCACCACACAG ACTGAGGAGCTGAACAAGCAGGTGGTGTCCAGCTCAGAGCAGCTGCAGTCCTGCCAGGCCGAGATCATCGAGCTGAGACGCACAGTCAATGCCCTGGAGATCGAGCTGCAGGCCCAGCACAACCTG AGAAACTCTCTGGAGAACACCCTGACAGAGAGTGAGGCTCGCTACAGCTCCCAGCTATCCCAGGTGCAGTGCCTGATCACCAACGTGGAGTCTCAGCTTGGTGAGATCAGGGCTGACCTGGAGCGTCAGAACCAGGAGTACCAGGTGCTGCTGGACATCCGGGCCAGGCTGGAGTGTGAGATCAACACGTACAGGGGCCTGCTGGAGAGCGAGGACTGCAA GCTACCTTGCAACCCCTGTGCCACAAGCAACGCGTGCGGCAAGCCCATTGGGCCCTGCGTCTCCAATCCCTGCGCcccctgcccaccccctgccccttGCACACCTTGTGTCCCACGTCCCCGCTGTGGGCCATGCAATAGCTTTGTACGCTAG